The Solibacillus sp. FSL W7-1436 genome window below encodes:
- a CDS encoding ATP-binding protein, with protein MLEELFQQSNEQIIILNRQGKIEFMNSKADEILQSVHLPKCFWESADKLSGEWDRFISSVNENSTSTATFTLINKYQQKIPVQVWGHYLEHKQLVFIRILVNPSNVISFEENNKTLLFQNLIDGMAQGVILTMLNGKIISGNAMALHLLGRKAAQIENRSYDYLFEDCQYDSQVITQYYKKISNREMASIFVMRKTEDGNTVYLNFISKVDENLGILVTTIIDQTEEMMLLKRIEHQQSLSFIGQNIASIAHEIRNPMTSIQGFIQMIKSSLDEQEHPYFKILESELKRMDDLLGDLLNISKPKKQVFQMIDMKEVVDQAIQRMQPMAMKTNATILFEYDENVEYKINGDHNRLIQMIINLLKNAIEAMDTNNYIVVRLLYRGKNTLQLSVQDSGKGMNAVDIENALNPFYTTKETGSGLGLMLVQSVVKEHNGTLRIESEQGEGSKFLIDFDLRNEIEYLNSSPSFSMRVARMAAISK; from the coding sequence ATGTTAGAAGAGCTTTTTCAACAATCCAATGAACAAATCATTATATTGAACCGCCAAGGTAAAATTGAATTCATGAATAGTAAGGCGGACGAAATATTGCAATCAGTTCACCTACCCAAGTGCTTTTGGGAAAGTGCGGATAAACTTAGTGGTGAGTGGGATCGATTTATAAGTTCTGTAAATGAAAATTCAACATCTACTGCTACTTTCACATTAATAAATAAATATCAACAAAAAATACCGGTTCAAGTATGGGGTCATTATCTGGAGCATAAACAACTGGTCTTTATTAGAATCCTGGTAAATCCTTCTAATGTCATTTCATTTGAAGAAAATAACAAAACACTTCTGTTCCAGAATTTAATAGATGGAATGGCACAAGGTGTTATATTGACGATGTTGAACGGAAAGATTATATCGGGTAATGCAATGGCATTACATTTACTTGGTCGTAAAGCAGCTCAAATAGAAAATAGAAGCTACGATTATTTATTTGAAGATTGCCAGTATGATTCCCAAGTCATCACTCAATATTATAAAAAGATTTCAAACAGGGAAATGGCCAGTATTTTTGTTATGAGAAAAACAGAAGATGGAAATACAGTCTATTTAAACTTTATTAGCAAAGTTGATGAAAATTTAGGGATATTAGTTACAACGATTATTGATCAAACAGAAGAAATGATGCTGTTGAAAAGAATCGAACATCAGCAGTCTTTATCGTTTATTGGTCAAAATATCGCATCGATTGCTCATGAAATACGCAATCCTATGACATCGATCCAAGGTTTTATTCAAATGATTAAAAGCAGCTTGGATGAACAGGAACATCCTTATTTTAAAATTCTGGAGTCTGAATTGAAGCGTATGGATGATTTACTTGGCGATCTACTGAACATTTCAAAACCGAAGAAACAAGTATTTCAGATGATTGATATGAAGGAAGTTGTAGACCAGGCAATTCAGCGTATGCAACCTATGGCAATGAAAACAAATGCTACGATTTTGTTTGAGTATGATGAAAATGTAGAATACAAAATTAATGGTGACCATAACCGTCTGATACAAATGATCATTAACTTGCTGAAAAATGCTATCGAAGCTATGGATACGAATAATTACATTGTTGTACGTTTACTTTACCGGGGCAAAAATACGCTGCAGCTTTCTGTTCAGGATAGTGGTAAAGGGATGAATGCGGTCGATATAGAAAACGCATTAAACCCTTTTTATACGACAAAGGAAACAGGATCCGGACTGGGATTAATGCTTGTACAATCTGTCGTTAAAGAACATAATGGGACTCTTCGTATTGAAAGTGAGCAAGGTGAAGGATCTAAGTTTTTAATAGATTTTGATTTACGGAATGAAATTGAATATTTAAATTCTTCTCCTTCTTTTTCAATGAGAGTAGCTAGAATGGCGGCCATTTCGAAGTGA
- a CDS encoding MarR family winged helix-turn-helix transcriptional regulator: MASEEVKQSLKLFIVLSRAHKAISEATNQFIQANGLNPTEFAVLELLYHKGRQPLQQIGNKILLASGSITYVVDKLEKRNFLARVSCPTDRRVTYAEITDLGSEFMDKLFPEHEQNIHELLGALTVEEKQTTIELLKKLGLSIKDLSY; the protein is encoded by the coding sequence ATGGCTTCAGAGGAAGTAAAGCAATCGTTAAAATTATTTATCGTTTTATCAAGAGCTCATAAAGCGATAAGTGAAGCTACGAATCAATTTATACAAGCAAATGGTTTGAATCCTACAGAATTCGCAGTTTTAGAACTTTTATATCATAAAGGTCGCCAGCCGCTGCAGCAGATCGGAAACAAAATTTTGTTGGCGAGCGGATCAATTACTTATGTAGTTGACAAGTTGGAAAAACGGAATTTTTTAGCGCGTGTATCGTGTCCAACCGATCGTCGTGTCACATACGCGGAAATTACTGACCTCGGTTCCGAGTTTATGGACAAACTTTTTCCTGAACATGAACAGAATATTCATGAACTTTTAGGGGCACTAACAGTTGAAGAAAAACAGACAACGATAGAGTTACTAAAAAAATTAGGATTATCTATTAAAGATTTATCCTATTAA
- a CDS encoding chemotaxis protein, with amino-acid sequence MKKSIYQIGAVVMLSAFLAACNTDTDEPTATNAAKEEPTETEQVQNEEQQETNETNETSESDETSSEQNEEAAEPSEETKAEQEDKGDTTTALTYISNGQTFEENVVTSTSDEMNYTIQHLENYTLTSEEPGVDSLLNNADEATSMQIEVVKKEDVTFDQLKESAKETIAAIAPETTKDLDLASTLEEREEILNIVGYEALLEDEKVVKVVIERENLFVTLTIYDNVQADLTDAFLQMGLTIQ; translated from the coding sequence ATGAAGAAATCAATTTACCAAATAGGCGCCGTAGTAATGTTATCTGCATTTTTGGCAGCTTGTAATACGGATACAGACGAGCCTACAGCAACAAATGCAGCAAAAGAAGAACCTACTGAAACTGAACAAGTACAAAACGAAGAACAGCAAGAGACAAACGAGACGAATGAGACAAGCGAATCGGATGAAACTTCTTCAGAACAAAACGAAGAAGCTGCTGAGCCATCAGAGGAAACAAAAGCTGAACAAGAAGATAAAGGTGACACTACTACTGCACTGACATACATTTCAAATGGTCAGACGTTTGAAGAAAATGTGGTAACTTCTACAAGTGATGAAATGAATTATACGATTCAGCATTTGGAAAACTATACACTTACTTCAGAAGAACCGGGTGTCGACAGTTTATTAAATAATGCTGATGAAGCTACATCAATGCAGATTGAAGTTGTAAAAAAAGAAGATGTAACTTTTGATCAGTTAAAGGAATCTGCAAAAGAAACAATTGCTGCCATTGCACCTGAAACTACGAAAGATCTGGATTTAGCTTCAACTTTGGAAGAGCGTGAGGAAATTTTGAATATCGTTGGCTATGAGGCTCTATTAGAGGATGAAAAGGTTGTAAAAGTTGTAATTGAACGTGAAAACCTGTTTGTTACATTGACAATTTACGATAATGTCCAAGCTGACTTAACAGACGCCTTTTTACAAATGGGCTTAACAATTCAATAA
- a CDS encoding CPBP family intramembrane glutamic endopeptidase: MKNRKQIITLLLALVFIFSMMFFTFYEKSIFWYLYAFTLLVGIAISLVAGKFEDRIPTWQYLIYGIGYGTITYGIVKLGYMIMPYLDKNAAKDITKFLDVYGPQNIFHYLMLIFIVAVGEEMFWRGYVQQQLKQFTTPFWAVAITSILFSLSLAISGFLPGALAAIIAGILWGALYEWKKSLPLIIVTHIVFVLLLFLVLPLF; encoded by the coding sequence TTGAAAAACAGAAAACAAATCATTACACTCCTTCTGGCATTAGTTTTTATTTTCAGCATGATGTTTTTTACATTTTATGAAAAATCGATTTTCTGGTATTTATATGCCTTTACCTTACTAGTTGGAATTGCAATCAGCCTAGTAGCAGGCAAATTTGAAGACCGTATCCCAACGTGGCAGTATTTGATTTACGGTATTGGATACGGGACAATTACGTATGGTATTGTAAAACTCGGTTACATGATAATGCCTTATCTCGATAAAAACGCAGCAAAAGATATAACGAAATTTTTGGATGTATATGGTCCTCAAAATATTTTCCATTATTTAATGCTCATTTTTATTGTAGCTGTAGGAGAAGAAATGTTTTGGCGGGGCTATGTTCAGCAACAGTTAAAACAATTCACAACGCCTTTCTGGGCTGTCGCAATCACTTCTATACTATTTTCGCTATCTCTAGCCATAAGCGGGTTCCTGCCGGGTGCTCTTGCAGCAATTATCGCCGGTATTCTTTGGGGAGCGTTATATGAATGGAAAAAAAGTTTACCGTTAATCATCGTTACCCATATTGTCTTTGTTTTACTATTATTTTTAGTTTTACCATTATTCTGA
- a CDS encoding YkvS family protein has translation MKIAEVGSIIEFKDGLKGVVEKVNENSVIVDITIMDNFHDLEMEEKTVVNHKRYKILANNE, from the coding sequence ATGAAAATTGCGGAAGTTGGAAGTATAATCGAGTTTAAAGACGGCTTAAAAGGAGTCGTTGAAAAAGTGAATGAGAATTCTGTTATCGTTGATATAACGATTATGGATAATTTTCATGATTTAGAAATGGAAGAAAAGACAGTTGTTAATCACAAACGGTATAAAATATTAGCTAATAACGAATAA
- a CDS encoding aspartyl-phosphate phosphatase Spo0E family protein gives MGRPISNEALLLEIEEKRKQMIQSGLENGLRSDKTLELSVQVDNLMNAFIQSRNAHLFYKH, from the coding sequence TTGGGTAGACCTATCTCGAATGAGGCGCTACTACTGGAAATTGAAGAAAAGCGTAAACAAATGATTCAATCAGGTCTGGAAAATGGTTTGCGAAGTGACAAAACACTCGAGCTAAGCGTCCAAGTTGACAATCTTATGAATGCTTTCATTCAATCAAGAAATGCCCATCTGTTCTATAAACATTAA
- a CDS encoding NAD(P)-dependent oxidoreductase: MKSKKIGFIGTGVMGASIVKHLLNAGHVVTIYTRTKSKAADLIAAGAKWAETPAQASKEQDIVFTMVGYPKDVEEVYIGENGIFSAARQGTIVIDMTTSEPTLAKKLYEEASNRGLHSLDAPVSGGDIGAKNGTLSLMVGGDKEIFEEMQPIFELFGQNIIYQGVAGSGQHTKMCNQIAIASGMIGVCESMAYGLKAGLTMEEVLRSITAGAAGSWSLSNLAPRMLKGNLEPGFYIKHIIKDMKIALDETERMNLQLPGLTLAKSMYDQLLAEGYGDNGTQALIKYYE, translated from the coding sequence ATGAAATCAAAAAAAATAGGATTTATCGGCACGGGCGTTATGGGGGCAAGCATTGTTAAGCATTTACTGAATGCCGGGCATGTTGTCACAATTTATACAAGAACAAAAAGCAAAGCGGCAGATCTTATTGCTGCAGGCGCGAAGTGGGCGGAAACACCAGCACAAGCAAGTAAAGAGCAGGATATTGTCTTTACGATGGTCGGCTATCCAAAAGATGTCGAAGAAGTTTATATTGGTGAGAACGGGATTTTTTCTGCAGCGAGACAAGGGACGATTGTCATCGATATGACAACGTCTGAACCGACGCTTGCGAAAAAGCTCTATGAAGAGGCAAGTAATCGAGGGTTGCATAGCCTTGACGCACCCGTATCAGGCGGAGACATCGGAGCAAAAAATGGTACATTATCGCTTATGGTTGGCGGTGACAAAGAAATCTTTGAAGAGATGCAGCCAATTTTCGAACTGTTTGGACAAAACATTATTTATCAAGGTGTTGCAGGCAGCGGGCAGCATACGAAAATGTGCAATCAGATTGCAATCGCATCAGGCATGATTGGTGTTTGCGAGTCGATGGCATACGGTTTAAAAGCAGGGCTAACGATGGAAGAAGTTCTTCGTTCGATAACAGCCGGGGCAGCAGGCTCATGGTCGCTATCCAATCTTGCACCGCGTATGTTAAAAGGGAATCTTGAACCGGGCTTTTACATTAAACATATTATTAAAGATATGAAAATTGCCCTTGATGAGACAGAACGCATGAATCTCCAATTACCAGGGTTAACTTTGGCGAAATCTATGTACGATCAGTTACTTGCAGAAGGCTATGGTGACAATGGTACACAAGCATTAATCAAATATTATGAGTGA
- a CDS encoding chemotaxis protein has protein sequence MEHQKGILLESGTNELEIVEFEVANNKFGINVIKVKEIIQPIPVTFIPHVHPHVEGIIQLRGEVLPVVDMLKVLGIPTENRNPQQKYIVAEFNKQRVVFHVDNVTQIHRISWDQIEKPSDMYQGGSSQVIGVVKSQDEMILLLDFERIMVDINPESSISVDDVKKLGKRERTEKKVIIAEDSPLLRKLLFDTMTEAGYVNTEFFENGRDAYEYLEALAKADKQIEKHVQLVITDIEMPQMDGHHLTKKIKSHSDLKKLPVIIFSSLITDDLRHKGEQVGAEEQISKPEIAELILRMDKLIL, from the coding sequence GTGGAACATCAGAAAGGGATATTACTAGAAAGTGGAACAAATGAGCTTGAGATTGTTGAATTTGAGGTGGCGAATAATAAGTTCGGTATAAATGTCATTAAAGTAAAAGAGATTATTCAGCCGATACCCGTGACATTTATTCCACATGTACATCCGCATGTTGAAGGCATTATTCAATTGCGCGGGGAAGTATTGCCGGTTGTAGATATGTTGAAAGTATTAGGCATACCTACTGAAAACCGAAATCCGCAGCAAAAGTATATTGTGGCGGAATTTAATAAGCAACGTGTTGTATTCCATGTGGATAATGTTACACAAATTCACCGTATTTCCTGGGATCAGATTGAAAAACCTTCGGACATGTACCAAGGTGGATCATCTCAGGTAATAGGAGTTGTCAAGTCTCAAGATGAAATGATACTACTACTGGACTTTGAACGAATTATGGTTGACATTAATCCTGAATCCAGCATAAGTGTGGACGATGTAAAAAAGCTCGGCAAACGTGAACGTACTGAAAAGAAAGTTATTATTGCGGAAGATTCACCATTATTGCGCAAACTGCTATTTGATACGATGACTGAAGCAGGCTATGTGAATACGGAGTTTTTCGAAAACGGCCGTGATGCATACGAATATTTGGAAGCGCTGGCGAAAGCAGATAAACAAATCGAAAAACATGTACAGCTGGTTATTACAGATATAGAAATGCCTCAAATGGACGGACATCACTTAACAAAGAAAATTAAGTCACATTCTGACCTGAAAAAGCTCCCGGTTATTATTTTCTCAAGTCTGATTACCGATGATTTGCGTCATAAAGGAGAACAGGTAGGAGCGGAAGAACAAATTTCGAAACCTGAAATTGCAGAATTGATTTTACGTATGGACAAGTTAATTCTGTAA
- a CDS encoding Ppx/GppA family phosphatase, which yields MKKNKTAIIDIGSNTIRLVLYSYNKNEGLKEFGNIKTVARLRTYLLPNGEMSEEGVQLLAETLKSFRLILADYHVTDVKAAATAAVRQAINNDQIITRMKEETGILIDILTEEEEAYYGFVAVAHSMDTPSAVTIDIGGGSTEITLFINKKLQKTISFPFGTVSLKQKFVSGTLINKSEREKLREFVKEQFSSLKWIVDVGLPVIAIGGSARNIAQVHQQKIGYPLSGVHQYEMNISDLQQLRDYLTEFSYDNLRQLDGLSSDRADIIVPAMEVFMALLATVNSNSFLVSKKGLREGLIISRVLQENSQAYDKYNVFEESGRQLALAYGRTEEEAQTLETLTEQLYMGCIDLKLFEYSEIDLQLLMKAAKVYGIGEYIELDSSSQHTFYLISNQSIPGLSHMNRVKLALLASYKNRDYFMRFARPFDSWISKEELKKLRDFGAILKFIYALNMTKRNIVKNIAVKKVNNEFHIEVMTSERAIAEMAQAEKQKKHIERVFKSDVKLEFKEERQG from the coding sequence ATGAAAAAAAATAAGACAGCCATCATTGATATTGGTTCTAACACGATTCGACTTGTACTATACTCCTATAATAAAAACGAAGGCTTAAAGGAATTCGGAAATATTAAAACCGTTGCCCGCCTGCGCACATATTTACTGCCAAACGGAGAAATGTCCGAAGAGGGCGTTCAGCTATTGGCCGAGACGTTAAAATCATTCCGCTTAATATTGGCGGATTATCATGTAACAGACGTAAAAGCGGCTGCTACTGCTGCGGTGCGTCAAGCGATCAATAATGATCAGATCATTACCCGTATGAAAGAAGAAACGGGTATTCTCATTGATATTTTAACGGAGGAAGAAGAAGCATACTACGGATTTGTTGCAGTAGCCCATTCGATGGATACCCCTTCTGCAGTGACGATTGATATCGGTGGTGGTTCGACGGAAATTACATTATTCATCAATAAAAAACTCCAAAAAACAATCAGTTTTCCATTCGGTACGGTTTCCTTAAAACAAAAGTTTGTAAGCGGTACCCTTATTAATAAAAGCGAGCGTGAGAAGTTGCGTGAGTTTGTAAAAGAACAATTTTCTTCATTGAAATGGATTGTGGATGTGGGATTACCGGTTATTGCAATTGGGGGAAGTGCACGTAATATCGCCCAAGTTCATCAGCAAAAAATTGGCTATCCGCTTTCTGGAGTTCATCAATATGAAATGAATATTAGCGATCTTCAACAACTGCGCGATTATTTGACAGAATTTTCTTACGATAATTTAAGGCAGCTGGATGGTCTTTCATCAGACCGGGCGGATATTATCGTTCCGGCAATGGAAGTCTTTATGGCCCTCCTGGCTACTGTTAATTCGAATTCTTTTCTGGTCAGTAAAAAGGGATTGCGGGAAGGCCTCATTATAAGCCGTGTTTTACAAGAAAATTCACAAGCCTATGACAAATACAATGTTTTTGAAGAAAGCGGCCGTCAGCTTGCATTGGCCTATGGGCGTACAGAAGAGGAAGCACAGACACTGGAAACGTTGACAGAGCAATTATATATGGGCTGTATTGATTTAAAGTTATTTGAATATAGTGAAATAGATTTACAGCTCTTAATGAAAGCAGCAAAAGTTTATGGGATCGGAGAATATATCGAGCTGGATTCCTCCAGCCAGCATACATTTTATTTGATTTCCAATCAGTCAATACCAGGCTTGTCCCATATGAACCGGGTTAAACTGGCATTGCTGGCATCATATAAAAACCGTGATTACTTTATGCGTTTTGCAAGACCATTTGATTCCTGGATCTCAAAAGAAGAATTGAAGAAGCTGCGTGATTTTGGCGCAATTTTAAAATTTATTTATGCCTTAAACATGACGAAACGCAATATCGTAAAAAATATTGCGGTTAAAAAAGTAAACAACGAATTTCACATAGAAGTAATGACATCGGAGCGGGCAATAGCTGAAATGGCTCAGGCTGAAAAACAGAAAAAGCATATCGAGCGTGTTTTCAAAAGTGATGTAAAACTTGAATTCAAGGAAGAAAGGCAGGGTTGA